The following are encoded together in the Kwoniella europaea PYCC6329 chromosome 1, complete sequence genome:
- a CDS encoding GTP cyclohydrolase II, which produces MSHSQSHSAPSQSDLDVLALLTSDSTNLGPLPPQSQQGQRNKKALPKRDSPMDALMISAVIAGSEKISRHHFGHGAIPRTGTYASCDESRPASPSPHPAKFTMRSSQAPRSERLRLEAEAKAKTQDQQGSSSNPITMTSKPKRKMSIDPVPISQTLQLSSSPSSPSHSFNYFHPTPSHSSFAAASTTKSGRAKVRCMARTRIPTPHGELFLHLYHNSQDTKEHLAIVIDPIQLDDKARKAAPKGRKEIRSKSLDAVWREGETEMERIVRGAYLGRLSPGQTTSTQPTDNSIDDVEMGISEQLDELPIQDQDVKPLVRIHSECYTGETIGSMRCDCGEQLDEALRQIALPQQLKSQISNQFHQHAHGNGILPTPDPSRGSSPSVGERGRTVPGRGVVIYLRQEGRGIGLLEKIRAYNLQDLGNDTVTANLMLGHGADERKYDVAAEILRDLDLAEEGIRLLTNNPEKVEGLSKEGIRIVERVGMIPRDWKCHTQNENDEKEYKEYRERRAGVGLIGSGAAKGPELEKYLRTKVERMGHMIDIPENLQ; this is translated from the exons ATGTCCCATTCTCAATCCCACTCTGCACCCAGCCAAAGCGATCTAGATGTTCTCGCTCTCCTTACATCCGATTCTACCAACCTCGGACCTTTGCCCCCGCAGAGCCAACAAGGGCAAAGAAACAAGAAGGCTTTGCCAAAGAGGGATAGTCCGATGGATGCGCTGATGATCAGCGCGGTGATAGCGGGAAGTGAGAAGATAAGTAGACATCATTTTGGAcatggag CGATACCTCGAACAGGTACATACGCATCATGCGACGAATCGCGCCCGGCATCCCCCTCACCTCATCCAGCGAAATTCACCATGCGTTCGAGCCAGGCGCCTAGAAGCGAGAGATTGCGTTTGGAAGCTGAGGCAAAAGCAAAAACTCAAGATCAGCAAGGATCTTCATCGAATCCAATTACAATGACCTCAAAGCCTAAAAGGAAGATGTCTATTGATCCCGTCCCGATTTCTCAGACATTACaattatcttcatctccctcatctccatcacacTCTTTCAATTACTTCCATCCTACTCCatctcattcctctttcgCAGCGGCAAGCACTACAAAAAGCGGTCGAGCAAAAGTACGTTGTATGGCACGTACGCGTATACCAACCCCTCACGGCGAACTATTTCTTCACTTGTATCACAACAGTCAAGATACCAAGGAACACCTTGCGATCGTCATCGATCCTATACAACTAGACGACAAAGCCCGCAAGGCAGCACCAAAGgggagaaaggagataagGAGTAAATCTTTAGACGCTGTGTGGAGAGAGGGTGAAACtgagatggagaggatagTAAGAGGTGCATATTTAGGAAGACTTTCACCTGGTCAAACTACCTCTACTCAACCTACAGATAACtcgattgatgatgtagaaaTGGGAATCTCCGAACAATTGGATGAATTACCGATTCAAGACCAAGATGTTAAACCGTTAGTCAGGATTCACTCTGAATGTTATACGGGCGAAACGATAGGTTCGATGCGATGTGATTGTGGTGAACAGCTTGATGAGGCATTACGTCAGATCGCTTTGCCCCAGCAGCTCAAATCTCAAATATCGAATCAATTCCACCAACATGCCCACGGAAATGGGATATTACCTACACCTGATCCATCGAGGGGATCATCCCCCTCCGTCGGAGAAAGGGGTAGGACAGTACCAGGAAGGGGAGTAGTAATTTACCTCCGACAGGAAGGTCGAGGTATAGGCCTATTAGAAAAAATCAGAGCGTATAACTTGCAAGACCTGGGAAATGATACTGTCACGGCGAACTTGATGTTGGGTCATGGAGCTGATGAAAGGAAATATGATGTCGCTGCTGAGATCCTACGTGATTTAGATTtagcagaagaagggataagaTTGTTGACTAATAATCCAGAGAAAGTTGAGGGATTGTCAAAAGAGGGTATAAGGATTGTAGAGAGGGTGGGGATGATACCGAGAGATTGGAAGTGTCATACCCagaatgaaaatgatgagaaggaatacaAAGAGtatagagaaagaagagctgGAGTGGGATTGATTGGGTCGGGAGCTGCAAAAGGACCAGAGTTGGAGAAGTACTTGAGAACTAAAGTGGAGAGAATGGGTCATA TGATTGATATACCGGAGAACTTACAGTGA